TTATTTTCTAGGTCCGACATCAAAGATCCCTACACGATTACTATGTAGACCTAAATATGAAGCCCCAGAAGCCAATATTCAACGGGAAGAAAATGATCCTTAGACTAAAGTGACATTTATTACCAAGAAATAGGCTCGCCGTCGCGGAAGAACCCTCCGTTCGGGCCTCCTTTTGGAAGAGTCGCCGCCCAAACGATTCCTTTGATCCCTTGCTCAAGCGAACGATCCGCATTTGGACCACCCATATCCGTACGCACCCACCCCGGAGAAACCGAGTTCACGCAAATGTCTTCGCCGCTGACTTCAGATGCGAAAAGATTCGTGACCATGTTTAATGCCGTCTTGGAAATACGGTAAGCTGCCGAGGCCGACTGCGGATTTGAAAGCTGGGCCATCCCACTAGAGACATTGACGACTCGGCCGTATCCTTCTTGCTTCATCAAAGGAAAAAGTTTTTGCGTCAGTAAAAAAGGACCTATCGTGTTCGTCGTAAAGGTCTTCTGAATAGTCGTCGCTTTGGTTTTGAAAAGACTTGAATTACCACCATCTTCGCTGTCGATAAGAATACCGGCGTTGTTCACAAGAACGTCGACAAACCCATATTCCTTTTTGATCGCTTCAGCAAAATCGGTAATACTTTTTTCTTGTGAAAGATCG
This region of Bdellovibrio sp. 22V genomic DNA includes:
- a CDS encoding SDR family NAD(P)-dependent oxidoreductase; the protein is MKKIAIVTGANRGLGLATSEALAQRGFKVVMAMRSPDKAQKQVNALKMKDLDVVPMKLDLSQEKSITDFAEAIKKEYGFVDVLVNNAGILIDSEDGGNSSLFKTKATTIQKTFTTNTIGPFLLTQKLFPLMKQEGYGRVVNVSSGMAQLSNPQSASAAYRISKTALNMVTNLFASEVSGEDICVNSVSPGWVRTDMGGPNADRSLEQGIKGIVWAATLPKGGPNGGFFRDGEPISW